The following are encoded together in the Sebaldella termitidis ATCC 33386 genome:
- a CDS encoding recombinase family protein, which translates to MKYYYARVSTAKQNLARQIELFKELGGNKRTIFEEKRSGANFEDREAWDELIECVRSNDVIVVKNLDRLGRNAKEVRECLVKLADKKVIVESIDQEYLNEFLKTKLVDKTADSLAEAMLNAMLDTMLEVDLLRAEWERRELRKRQQEGIERAKARGQHLGRNKEEKYREKFKEIYRLTRDKDNPDYISITKACKEIGCSRPMFYKMEKEVELEKNIL; encoded by the coding sequence ATGAAATATTATTATGCCAGAGTGTCAACTGCAAAACAGAATTTAGCAAGACAAATAGAATTATTTAAGGAACTTGGTGGAAATAAAAGAACTATCTTTGAAGAAAAGAGATCAGGAGCAAATTTTGAAGATAGAGAAGCTTGGGATGAATTAATTGAATGTGTAAGATCAAATGATGTAATAGTAGTAAAAAACTTAGACAGGTTAGGTAGAAATGCCAAAGAAGTGAGAGAATGTCTGGTAAAGCTAGCAGATAAAAAAGTGATAGTAGAATCAATAGATCAGGAATATTTAAACGAGTTCTTGAAGACTAAATTAGTAGACAAAACAGCAGACTCATTAGCAGAAGCAATGTTAAATGCCATGCTTGATACAATGTTGGAAGTAGATCTTTTAAGAGCAGAATGGGAGAGAAGAGAACTTAGAAAAAGACAACAAGAAGGAATTGAAAGGGCTAAAGCCAGAGGACAACACCTAGGAAGAAATAAAGAAGAAAAATACCGGGAAAAGTTTAAAGAGATTTATAGGTTGACAAGAGATAAGGATAATCCGGATTATATTAGTATAACAAAAGCATGTAAAGAAATAGGATGTTCAAGACCAATGTTTTATAAAATGGAAAAAGAGGTGGAACTTGAAAAGAATATTTTATAA
- a CDS encoding Shedu immune nuclease family protein — MTEKEILIEKFYQLLNSSSTSENDIQTFLETNSSLIPLPFILNHALNGNSVISKLNLGNTYVTDFAYLTKSTVKWQLVLIELEESKKKFFTKENLFSAEFNRALAQIDDWKIYCDKYKDRIMKQTNALRNPLNGNPVEIFYVLIYGRNEEYQNDEYRSAKIAELEKNSNLRVMSYDSLVSEFRYKTAHYEDKNKIILSPRGDEKFSLKYHSNVYGSFLFDRIDPNYLEIPKNFHSELLNLGYDIKKWL; from the coding sequence ATGACTGAAAAAGAAATTTTAATAGAAAAATTTTATCAATTACTTAATTCATCTTCAACTTCTGAAAATGATATTCAAACATTTTTAGAAACGAATTCTTCATTAATTCCATTACCTTTTATACTTAACCATGCTTTAAACGGTAACTCTGTCATTTCTAAATTAAATCTTGGTAATACTTATGTAACAGATTTTGCATACCTAACTAAAAGTACTGTAAAATGGCAATTAGTGCTTATTGAATTAGAAGAATCAAAGAAAAAATTTTTTACTAAAGAAAATTTATTTTCTGCTGAATTTAACAGAGCTTTGGCACAAATTGATGATTGGAAAATTTATTGCGATAAATACAAAGATAGAATTATGAAGCAAACTAATGCTCTTAGGAATCCATTAAACGGTAATCCTGTTGAAATTTTTTATGTTTTGATATATGGACGTAATGAAGAATACCAAAATGACGAATATCGAAGTGCAAAAATTGCTGAACTTGAAAAAAATAGTAATTTAAGAGTAATGTCTTATGATTCTCTTGTTTCAGAATTTAGATATAAGACAGCTCATTATGAAGATAAAAATAAAATAATTTTATCGCCTCGTGGAGATGAAAAATTTTCTTTAAAATATCACTCTAATGTCTATGGCAGTTTTTTATTTGATCGTATTGATCCTAACTATTTAGAAATCCCTAAAAATTTCCATTCTGAATTATTAAATCTTGGGTATGATATAAAGAAATGGCTTTGA
- a CDS encoding GIY-YIG nuclease family protein, protein MKKILLKDLLNFSSEQIEKVKVKFNQHNGDTNPMEEYIKNPEAINTGWLFWRKEKRYFNEGEIAICFFKLGKDTWVLSTIKLVTKELNKKNGINYEGEELEKYSAYYGRVIVKHHKKYQNQVRKFKMIIEDLEVSQILPTIYDGEEFPGYDNVSLSYNQLKIIITKHKRDWINALKNQKAVYLITDKESGKHYIGSATESEGMLLTRWTTYIKNGHGGNELLKDIINEKGFNYIKENFQYSILENYNARIDDKIIITREGWWKRVLNSRTHGLNLN, encoded by the coding sequence TTGAAAAAAATATTGTTAAAAGATTTGTTAAACTTTTCGAGTGAACAGATAGAAAAAGTAAAAGTAAAATTTAATCAACATAATGGTGATACTAATCCTATGGAAGAATATATAAAAAATCCTGAAGCTATAAATACGGGATGGTTATTTTGGAGAAAAGAAAAAAGGTATTTTAATGAGGGTGAAATAGCAATTTGTTTTTTTAAGTTAGGTAAAGATACATGGGTTCTTTCTACAATCAAACTTGTAACAAAAGAATTGAATAAAAAAAATGGTATAAATTATGAAGGTGAAGAATTAGAAAAGTATAGTGCTTATTATGGAAGAGTCATAGTAAAACATCACAAAAAGTATCAAAATCAAGTTAGAAAATTTAAAATGATAATAGAAGATTTAGAAGTTTCTCAAATATTGCCTACTATATATGACGGAGAAGAATTTCCAGGCTATGATAATGTTAGTTTATCATATAATCAGTTAAAAATAATTATAACAAAGCACAAAAGAGATTGGATAAATGCTCTTAAAAATCAAAAAGCAGTTTATCTAATTACTGATAAAGAGAGTGGAAAACATTATATTGGTTCAGCAACTGAAAGCGAGGGAATGTTATTAACAAGATGGACAACTTACATTAAAAATGGACATGGAGGGAATGAACTTTTAAAAGATATTATAAATGAAAAAGGATTTAACTATATAAAAGAAAATTTTCAATATAGTATTTTAGAAAACTATAATGCCCGAATTGATGATAAAATAATTATAACGAGAGAAGGTTGGTGGAAACGTGTTTTAAATAGTAGAACACATGGACTAAACTTAAATTAA
- a CDS encoding ParA family protein: protein MKILSFVNPKGGAAKTVSAITFAYALVKRGKKVLLIDSDPRSSIQVHLKINNEHNLVKLILKQYNDVIVTDFDNYITKKNGLDIIISSEELINLNSYFVLEKKDNQAIYSCIENLLYLFEDYDYVIFDTEGTVNDFNSAILNCTDYIFTPSRASNVDLKGVIDLLDTYDIAKKKNKKLEIRKIFLVCVKERTKAYKEAKEDFENYFSNKSQYNYTESNIRDDQNIVNAMNNGLDIINYKNSSNAAIDYRNLADEFLEEEAEREW from the coding sequence ATGAAAATTTTGAGTTTTGTTAATCCAAAAGGGGGAGCTGCTAAGACAGTTTCAGCAATTACTTTTGCATATGCTTTAGTAAAAAGAGGGAAGAAAGTTTTATTAATAGACAGTGACCCTAGAAGTTCAATTCAAGTTCATTTAAAAATAAATAATGAACATAATTTAGTTAAACTCATACTAAAGCAATATAATGATGTCATAGTAACTGATTTTGATAATTATATAACTAAAAAAAATGGATTGGATATTATTATTTCATCTGAAGAACTTATAAACTTAAATAGTTATTTTGTGTTAGAAAAAAAGGATAACCAAGCGATATATAGTTGTATAGAAAATTTATTATATTTATTCGAGGATTACGATTATGTGATTTTTGATACAGAGGGAACTGTTAATGATTTTAATTCAGCTATATTAAATTGTACGGACTATATTTTTACACCTTCCAGAGCTTCAAATGTCGATTTAAAAGGTGTTATTGATCTTTTAGACACATACGATATAGCAAAAAAGAAAAATAAAAAATTAGAGATTAGAAAAATTTTCTTAGTATGTGTAAAAGAAAGAACAAAAGCCTATAAGGAAGCGAAAGAAGATTTTGAAAATTATTTTTCTAATAAATCACAGTATAATTATACAGAATCAAATATAAGAGATGATCAAAATATAGTAAATGCTATGAATAATGGATTAGATATAATAAATTACAAAAATTCGTCAAATGCTGCGATAGATTATAGAAACTTAGCTGATGAATTTTTGGAAGAAGAAGCAGAAAGAGAGTGGTAA
- a CDS encoding ArdC family protein — protein sequence MGKARERVFEERKELVDTIIKDLENGEKTFWQKGWLTAKPINPTNGVSYRGINLIKLYMAAERMGFKDNRWLTYKQAESKKWKIKKGAKSIRLEFWKWDITKKVKDENGKEKEITEELNSPIASYFNVFNAEQIENIPENTSINEIFRNNELAEKLINNSEAKINYAFTHNAYYSRYEDKIVMPNREYFKTEDDFYAVIFHEMAHSTGHESRLNREMPKRQFDKKYAKEELIAEISSMFLQLELGIEISNNKNHFENHKAYIKHYIELLKETPSILFNVIREAEKASDYILKFAKK from the coding sequence ATGGGAAAAGCTAGAGAAAGAGTTTTTGAAGAAAGAAAAGAGTTAGTTGATACAATTATTAAAGATTTAGAAAATGGAGAAAAAACTTTTTGGCAGAAAGGGTGGTTAACTGCCAAGCCGATAAATCCGACTAATGGTGTATCTTATAGAGGAATTAATTTAATAAAGCTATATATGGCAGCTGAAAGAATGGGCTTTAAAGATAATCGTTGGTTAACATACAAGCAGGCTGAATCTAAAAAGTGGAAAATAAAAAAAGGTGCTAAATCCATAAGGTTGGAATTTTGGAAATGGGATATAACAAAAAAAGTCAAAGATGAAAACGGAAAAGAAAAAGAAATAACAGAAGAATTAAATAGTCCTATAGCATCATATTTTAATGTATTTAATGCTGAACAGATTGAAAATATACCTGAAAACACATCAATTAATGAAATTTTTAGAAATAATGAGTTAGCCGAAAAACTTATAAATAATTCAGAAGCGAAAATAAATTATGCTTTTACTCATAATGCTTATTATTCGAGATATGAAGATAAAATTGTTATGCCAAACCGGGAATACTTTAAAACTGAAGACGATTTTTATGCTGTAATATTTCATGAAATGGCACATAGTACAGGGCATGAGAGCAGATTAAACAGAGAAATGCCTAAAAGGCAATTTGACAAAAAGTATGCCAAAGAGGAATTAATCGCTGAAATTTCTTCAATGTTTTTACAATTGGAATTAGGAATTGAAATAAGTAATAATAAGAATCATTTTGAAAATCATAAGGCATATATAAAACATTATATAGAGTTATTAAAAGAAACACCGAGTATATTATTTAATGTTATAAGAGAAGCTGAAAAAGCAAGCGATTATATACTTAAATTTGCAAAGAAATAA
- a CDS encoding type II toxin-antitoxin system RelE family toxin encodes MSKLLKVIYSKKSKKFIEKNKKDGLKFFKAFDEISQDLENIKYYDIKNLKTKENIFRLRIGKFRALFSKRDDQLIILVINIGSRGEIYKDL; translated from the coding sequence TTGAGCAAATTATTAAAGGTAATTTATAGTAAAAAGTCAAAAAAATTTATTGAGAAAAATAAAAAAGATGGATTGAAATTTTTTAAAGCTTTTGATGAAATTTCTCAAGATTTGGAAAATATTAAATATTATGATATAAAAAATTTGAAAACAAAAGAAAATATTTTTAGACTTAGAATTGGGAAATTTAGGGCTTTATTTTCTAAGAGAGATGACCAATTAATAATTTTAGTTATTAATATTGGGAGTCGGGGTGAAATTTATAAAGATTTATAA
- a CDS encoding ribbon-helix-helix protein, CopG family — protein MIRKSITIDEAEYEKLNNIAHREKISFSEVIRKAMNIYINQYEDISLVEYIKKNCGYVSDEEEKELLSWIDEPDLDPNEGSELTIEQIIKGNL, from the coding sequence GTGATTAGAAAATCAATAACAATAGACGAAGCGGAATATGAAAAATTGAATAATATAGCTCATAGAGAAAAAATTTCTTTTTCAGAGGTTATAAGAAAAGCAATGAATATATATATTAATCAATATGAAGATATTAGTCTTGTGGAATACATTAAAAAAAATTGTGGATATGTTTCTGATGAAGAAGAAAAAGAACTATTAAGTTGGATTGATGAACCTGATTTAGACCCTAATGAGGGGAGCGAACTTACTATTGAGCAAATTATTAAAGGTAATTTATAG
- a CDS encoding ParB/RepB/Spo0J family partition protein, with translation MAKKSIFSNRNPLDNINSGKAKDLMKKLDNDDLIKQEIMKLEGAKLTKIDKEILSKIDFSDREFINREILFDDLLKDEKLHELSKSIGTIGLINPIYLIEKVEGYKILSGFRRSTAIFWGFENIEDYNIVGGNNLVIIPRNAPYELLDTISLHENTLREDLTTLELSLKIWKESRHKNKKIEDIAEDYGISKRSVNRYLRVEKYPEELLEVMDKINIRKADTIYSLLKKKNFSNSSKIINEVLPLEVGEIEKIIKTPAGRSEKISIKTKKKSTIIEIANLLSDEDIEKIKEFINKFI, from the coding sequence ATGGCTAAGAAAAGTATATTTAGTAATAGAAATCCTCTTGATAATATCAATAGCGGTAAAGCAAAAGATTTAATGAAAAAATTAGATAATGATGATCTCATCAAACAGGAAATAATGAAACTTGAGGGTGCTAAATTAACTAAAATTGATAAAGAAATATTATCAAAGATTGATTTTTCTGACAGAGAGTTTATTAACAGAGAAATTCTTTTTGATGATTTATTAAAAGATGAAAAACTTCATGAATTATCAAAATCTATAGGCACTATAGGTCTAATAAATCCTATATACTTAATTGAAAAAGTAGAAGGCTACAAGATTTTAAGTGGTTTTAGAAGAAGTACAGCTATTTTTTGGGGTTTTGAAAACATTGAAGACTATAATATTGTTGGCGGTAATAATTTAGTTATTATCCCTAGGAATGCTCCATATGAATTGCTAGACACTATATCTTTACATGAAAATACATTACGGGAAGATTTAACAACTTTAGAACTATCTTTAAAAATATGGAAAGAAAGCAGACATAAAAATAAAAAAATCGAAGATATTGCAGAGGATTATGGAATTTCTAAGCGTTCTGTCAATAGATATCTTAGAGTTGAAAAATATCCAGAAGAACTTTTAGAAGTTATGGACAAAATCAATATACGGAAGGCTGATACAATTTATAGCTTGTTGAAAAAGAAGAATTTTTCTAATTCTTCTAAAATTATAAATGAAGTTTTACCTTTAGAAGTTGGAGAAATTGAAAAAATTATCAAAACGCCCGCCGGGCGTTCTGAAAAAATTTCTATAAAAACTAAAAAGAAATCTACAATTATTGAAATAGCAAACCTTTTAAGTGATGAAGATATTGAAAAAATAAAAGAGTTTATAAATAAGTTTATATAA
- a CDS encoding ParA family protein: MRKIAIANNKGGVAKTTTVYNLASYYAKNGFKVLVVDMDPQGNLTDSLGINPVTLDNTIYDVLVNRKSKDFLIKLPQYDHFYLLPSNLESEAANLNLASQVSRETLLKKSLKDVEDDFDICLIDTSPSLSVLTFNALAAADSIYIPLRAGYFELRGAGMLIDTIEQLKDELNSSLKINGIILTQYDIRSNLSSDTQNELENYFGSSLMKSKIRQNVDLGKAPALAQDIFTFAPHSNGAKDYEFLALEILEREGLNTNG, from the coding sequence ATGAGAAAAATTGCAATAGCAAATAATAAAGGAGGAGTTGCAAAGACAACTACAGTTTATAATCTAGCTTCATACTATGCAAAAAATGGTTTTAAAGTCTTAGTAGTTGACATGGATCCACAGGGAAATCTAACTGATTCTTTAGGAATAAATCCTGTCACTCTGGATAATACAATTTATGATGTTTTAGTTAATAGAAAATCTAAGGACTTTCTTATAAAACTTCCTCAATATGATCATTTCTATTTATTACCTTCAAACTTAGAAAGTGAAGCAGCTAATTTAAATCTTGCTAGTCAGGTGAGCAGAGAAACACTTTTGAAAAAATCTTTAAAAGATGTAGAAGATGATTTTGATATCTGTCTGATAGATACTTCACCATCTTTATCTGTTTTAACTTTTAATGCTCTTGCAGCTGCAGACAGTATTTATATTCCTCTTAGAGCTGGGTATTTTGAACTTCGTGGTGCAGGAATGTTAATTGACACAATTGAACAATTAAAAGATGAACTTAATAGTAGTCTGAAAATTAACGGAATAATACTCACACAATATGATATAAGATCGAATTTATCCTCAGATACACAAAATGAGTTAGAAAATTACTTTGGCAGCTCTCTAATGAAAAGTAAAATTAGACAGAACGTTGATTTAGGTAAAGCCCCTGCATTGGCACAGGATATTTTCACTTTCGCTCCGCACAGTAATGGGGCAAAAGATTATGAATTTTTAGCTCTTGAAATTTTAGAAAGAGAGGGGTTAAATACAAATGGCTAA
- a CDS encoding replication initiator protein A: protein MKTELIKPISEIRIEEENYETEKLLDMEETKNIIRIEMNTIEYPLFTKNKKIDINTGIKYIFNDKKNQFIEVIPALNSKIPHEFDERIFHGLMSLLRDQKYNRKVYFYYKLLMEKSGIKYNGRTLKAVKESLNRLATTSYTFNNCFYYNPNANILNREIKTKMLSIDTVTFEEAIKVSNNLSEYFYHHKIKELIEVTFDEKIFDNIISKGFLYFNAADLQLIEYDIARSLYTMITKWRNKALYIKRYSSFLASRIPLSWKKENINKSVKSIIKAFDELKEKKLISGYHFEKNKKYENSYFEIFFEKGHNKNLFLTHKTGQEQLQISGTENLSKSKLKYTAEITSDKQKITLEEFNNLVIEQMKKTNNMNIKVKPTKEQTENYLLQEYEII, encoded by the coding sequence GTGAAAACTGAACTTATAAAACCAATTAGTGAAATTAGGATAGAAGAAGAAAATTATGAAACCGAAAAACTTCTTGATATGGAAGAAACTAAAAATATTATAAGAATTGAAATGAATACTATTGAATATCCTTTATTTACCAAAAATAAAAAAATAGATATCAATACTGGGATAAAATATATTTTTAATGATAAAAAAAATCAATTTATTGAAGTTATACCTGCTTTAAACTCTAAAATTCCTCATGAATTTGATGAGAGAATTTTTCATGGACTAATGTCACTATTACGAGATCAAAAATATAATAGGAAAGTTTACTTTTATTACAAATTATTAATGGAAAAATCAGGAATAAAATACAATGGGCGAACCCTAAAAGCAGTTAAAGAGAGTCTAAATAGATTAGCAACAACAAGTTACACTTTTAACAATTGTTTTTATTATAATCCAAATGCTAACATTTTAAATCGGGAAATAAAAACTAAAATGCTTTCTATTGATACTGTTACCTTTGAAGAAGCTATAAAGGTCAGTAATAATTTATCTGAATATTTTTATCATCATAAAATAAAAGAACTTATAGAAGTTACATTTGATGAAAAAATCTTTGATAATATTATAAGTAAAGGGTTTTTATATTTTAATGCGGCTGATCTGCAGCTGATCGAATACGATATAGCTCGATCGTTATATACAATGATTACAAAATGGAGAAATAAAGCATTATATATAAAAAGATACTCTTCTTTTCTTGCTTCAAGAATACCATTATCCTGGAAAAAAGAAAATATTAATAAAAGTGTAAAAAGTATAATAAAGGCCTTTGATGAATTAAAAGAAAAAAAATTGATTTCCGGATATCATTTTGAAAAAAATAAAAAATATGAAAATTCCTATTTTGAAATATTTTTTGAAAAAGGTCATAATAAAAATTTATTTTTAACACATAAAACAGGGCAAGAACAACTTCAAATTTCCGGGACAGAAAATTTAAGTAAAAGCAAGCTTAAATATACTGCAGAAATAACTTCTGATAAACAGAAAATAACATTGGAAGAATTTAATAACCTGGTTATAGAGCAAATGAAAAAAACAAACAACATGAACATAAAAGTTAAGCCAACCAAAGAGCAGACAGAAAATTATTTATTACAGGAATATGAAATTATTTAG
- a CDS encoding type II toxin-antitoxin system RelE family toxin, with translation MNYEVYYQKKAEKWILANKKSAERFLSAFEEISKDIKGSFQIYDIVKLKGNSDFFRLRIGKYRAIFTIQNDELIILVINIDSRGGIYK, from the coding sequence ATGAACTACGAGGTATATTACCAAAAAAAGGCTGAAAAATGGATTTTAGCCAACAAAAAGTCAGCTGAAAGATTTTTATCAGCTTTTGAGGAAATTTCAAAGGACATCAAAGGTAGTTTTCAAATTTATGATATCGTTAAGCTTAAAGGGAATTCTGATTTTTTTAGATTAAGAATTGGAAAATACCGGGCTATATTTACAATTCAAAATGATGAACTCATTATATTAGTTATTAATATAGATAGCAGAGGCGGTATTTATAAGTAA
- a CDS encoding CopG family transcriptional regulator, whose amino-acid sequence MASLRKLISIKEDEYNKINNYAQKERITFSEFVRKAANFYIDKQEEIELGQYLKENCDSVSKEEQADIENWIKELKNHTDYDFNEGSEITLEKIIQGNL is encoded by the coding sequence ATGGCAAGCTTAAGGAAATTAATTTCAATAAAAGAAGATGAATATAACAAAATAAATAATTATGCACAAAAAGAAAGAATTACTTTTTCAGAGTTTGTAAGAAAGGCAGCTAATTTCTATATCGATAAGCAAGAAGAAATAGAATTAGGTCAGTATTTAAAAGAAAATTGTGATTCTGTTTCTAAAGAGGAGCAAGCAGATATAGAAAATTGGATAAAAGAGTTAAAAAATCATACTGATTATGATTTTAATGAGGGGAGTGAAATAACTCTTGAAAAAATCATACAAGGTAATCTATAG
- a CDS encoding replication initiation protein: MALVPLNNDDLKEYAVLHNDIVDKYSFKDLTEREENILIVLLSKLQKQEAFSKISLKEIKNMIDKSMTYKTLSEEILKLGNKRLFLIAEKEIKDNKGNVISKKNDLWRPVIFSTVIIHDDEKNVSVRFNPDIEYLFWQMKEEFEKVNPHHYLKIKSQNWKAFYRLCKRWENYPSRVEITVENLKRILMYGEEMEYKTLKRRLNAVKN, translated from the coding sequence ATGGCTTTAGTTCCACTGAATAATGATGATTTAAAAGAATATGCAGTTTTACATAATGACATTGTAGATAAATACTCTTTCAAAGATTTAACTGAAAGAGAAGAGAACATTCTCATTGTTCTGTTATCAAAACTTCAAAAGCAAGAAGCATTTAGCAAAATAAGTTTAAAAGAAATAAAAAATATGATAGATAAAAGCATGACTTATAAAACACTGTCGGAAGAAATACTAAAATTAGGCAACAAAAGATTATTTTTAATTGCAGAAAAAGAGATAAAAGACAATAAAGGAAATGTAATAAGTAAGAAAAATGATCTATGGCGACCTGTTATTTTTTCTACAGTCATAATCCATGATGATGAAAAAAATGTAAGTGTTCGTTTTAACCCGGATATAGAATATCTTTTTTGGCAGATGAAAGAAGAATTTGAGAAAGTAAATCCTCATCACTATTTGAAAATAAAGAGTCAAAATTGGAAAGCATTCTACAGACTATGCAAAAGGTGGGAAAATTACCCTAGCCGAGTTGAAATTACAGTGGAGAATTTGAAAAGAATACTTATGTATGGTGAGGAAATGGAATATAAGACCTTGAAAAGACGGCTAAATGCTGTTAAAAATTAA